A single genomic interval of Pithys albifrons albifrons isolate INPA30051 chromosome 11, PitAlb_v1, whole genome shotgun sequence harbors:
- the TM4SF4 gene encoding transmembrane 4 L6 family member 4, whose amino-acid sequence MCTGGCAKCLGTILIPLAVLCTLANILLFFPGGKVVQENTHITDEVWYFGGILGSGILMIFPALVFLGLQNNDCCGCCGNRSCGKRFAMFSSIIFAAVGVVGAGYCFILSAVALNKGPKCNTGISWIYPFQDGNYLTDHTLWDKCRSPENIVVWHLTLFSLLLVMSLIQGVLCGIQVVNGLFGTLCGDCKCCGCCGGDGTV is encoded by the exons ATGTGCACGGGAGGTTGTGCCAAGTGCCTGGGAACCATTCTCATCCCCCTAGCTGTGCTCTGCACCCTCGCtaacattttgttgtttttccctgGAGGAAAAGTTGTTCAAGAAAATACACACATTACAGATGAGGTCTGGTACTTTGGAGGGATCCTGGGATCTGGTATATTG ATGATCTTCCCTGCCTTGGTATTTTTGGGCCTTCAGAACAATGATTGCTGTGGATGCTGTGGTAATCGGagctgtgggaagaggtttgcg ATGTTCTCTTCTATAATATTTGCTGCAGTTGGAGTTGTGGGAGCTGGATACTGCTTTATTTTGTCAGCAGTAGCCCTAAACAAAGGCCCTAAATGTAACACTGGAATCAGCTGGATCTACCCTTTCCAGGATGG GAACTACCTCACTGACCACACATTGTGGGACAAGTGTCGCTCACCTGAAAATATTGTCGTATGGCACCTGACCCTCTTCTCCTTGCTGCTGGTCATGAGTTTGATCCAGGGAGTGCTTTGTGGCATTCAGGTGGTGAATGGCCTGTTTGGAACCCTCTGTGGGGACTGCAAATGCTGTGGATGCTGTGGG GGAGATGGAACTGTCTAA